A single Anopheles arabiensis isolate DONGOLA chromosome 2, AaraD3, whole genome shotgun sequence DNA region contains:
- the LOC120898161 gene encoding attractin-like protein 1, giving the protein MFCGIGNGKGICVKEKCPDVSYTYRADFYPTKALKDCPDNDEHVCAQLHGCHACTAVSVCHWDYEHSRCQYSRNKSGDALNDACPPACSGLTSCGNCTQEECIWCQNEQRCVDKNAYTASFPYGQCREWTTGSSKCRAASSGKSQCGFYRTCAQCRDDPACGWCDDGSLTGLGKCLPGGDSGAHEESECPAQRWHFTHCPSCQCNGHSTCPDAKTCKQPCSNLTFGPNCDKCKPGFWGNPVNGGICQKCECNGQAQYCHSETGKCFCSTKGLAGDHCEKCDATNHYHGDPSRGSCYYDLTIDYQFTFNLSKKEDRHFTQINFRNSPVKPDIDADFTITCSVAARMNITIRTAGGIEKPLFSAVNCSTFRYRFSKAEHQFGVEDNVTLTTFYVYVYDFQPPLWIQIAFSQYPKLNLQQFFITFSTCFLLLLVMAAILWKIKQHYDMFRRRQRLFVEMEQMASRPFSQVLVEIESREYNELSPAVENITAAPRKRKR; this is encoded by the exons ATGTTCTGCGGCATCGGCAACGGGAAGGGCATCTGCGTGAAGGAGAAGTGCCCGGACGTGTCTTACACGTACCGGGCCGACTTTTATCCCACCAAGGCGCTCAAAGACTGCCCGGACAATGATGAGCACGTGTGTGCGCAGCTGCACGGCTGCCACGCCTGCACCGCGGTCAGCGTGTGCCACTGGGACTACGAGCACAGCAGGTGCCAGTACAGCCGGAACAAGTCGGGCGACGCGCTGAACGACGCCTGCCCGCCGGCCTGCTCGGGGCTGACGTCCTGCGGCAACTGCACGCAGGAGGAGTGCATCTGGTGCCAGAACGAGCAGCGGTGCGTGGACAAGAACGCGTACACGGCCAGCTTCCCGTACGGCCAGTGTCGCGAGTGGACGACCGGCTCGAGCAAATGCCGGGCGGCGAGCAGTGGCAAGAGCCAGTGCGGGTTCTACCGCACCTGCGCCCAGTGCCGGGACGATCCGGCCTGCGGATGGTGCGACGACGGCTCGCTGACCGGGCTCGGCAAGTGTCTGCCGGGCGGGGACAGTGGCGCACACGAGGAGTCGGAGTGCCCGGCGCAGCGGTGGCATTTTACGCACTGCCCGAGCTGCCAGTGCAACGGGCACAGCACCTGTCCGGATGCGAAGACGTGCAAGCAACCGTGCAGCAATCTAACGTTCGGCCCGAACTGCGACAAGTGCAAACCGGGCTTCTGGGGCAACCCGGTGAACGGAGGCATCTGCCAGAAGTGCGAATGCAACGGCCAGGCCCAGTACTGCCACAGCGAGACGGGCAAGTGCTTCTGCAGCACCAAGGGGCTGGCGGGCGACCACTGCGAGAAGTGCGACGCGACCAACCACTACCACGGCGATCCGAGCCGCGGGTCGTGCTACTACGATCTGACGATCGACTACCAGTTCACGTTCAACCTGTCCAAGAAGGAGGATCGCCATTTCACGCAGATCAACTTCCGCAACTCGCCGGTCAAGCCGGACATCGATGCGGACTTTACGATCACGTGCAGCGTGGCGGCGCGCATGAACATCACCATCCGGACGGCGGGCGGTATCGAGAAGCCACTGTTTTCCGCGGTCAACTGCTCCACGTTTCGGTATCGCTTTTCCAAGGCCGAGCATCAGTTCGGCGTCGAGGACAATGTGACGCTCACGACGTTCTACGTGTATGTGTACGACTTTCAGCCCCCGCTCTGGATACAGATTGCGTTTTCGCAGTACCCGAAGCTGAACCTGCAGCAGTTCTTCATTACCTTCTCAAC ATGTTTCCTCTTACTCCTCGTCATGGCGGCCATTCTGTGGAAGATCAAGCAACATTACGATATGTTCCGGCGTCGTCAGCGTCTGTTTGTTGAAATGGAGCAGATGGCATCGAGACCATTTTCGCAG GTTTTGGTGGAGATTGAAAGTAGAGAGTACAACGAGCTATCGCCAGCGGTAGAAAACATCACAGCTGCACCGCGGAAACGTAAAAGGTAG